A single genomic interval of Arthrobacter sp. NicSoilB8 harbors:
- a CDS encoding cation acetate symporter, with protein sequence MNPVVGVAAFAAVSLATAVIGFYGLRVSRTTGDFYVASRTVKPWWNASAIGGEYLSAASFLGVAGLILLSGTDALWYPVGYTAGYLMLLLFVAAPLRRSGAYTIPDFTEARLDSHAVRRVTSLVVVLVGWLYIVPQLHGAALALRITTGLPAWVGPVAVVAVVCITVVAGGMRSITFVQAFQYWLKLTALAVPIVLMLLVLGGSNAPAAPPAVNPTALAPTGPYQIISLLVALLFGTLGLPHVLVRFYTNPDGQSARRTTLIVLGLLSVFYLFPTAYGMLGRVFAPDLAQSGQADALVLLLPGRVVGGAAGDLLTALVVAGAFAAFLSTTSGLVVSLAGVISQDVFGGSVRGFRLAALISALVPLGIASMTESLALAGSVGLVFAFTASTICPVLLLGIWWRGLTDAGAIAGMATGGVLCGGAMVAGSVLGAAQTPSWLAQPAAWTVPAAFAVTVLVSRATRGRVPRTMTRLMTRLHTPERPLATER encoded by the coding sequence GTGAACCCCGTCGTCGGCGTGGCCGCCTTCGCCGCCGTCTCGCTCGCCACGGCTGTTATCGGCTTCTACGGGTTGCGGGTCTCGCGCACCACGGGGGACTTCTATGTGGCCTCCCGGACGGTCAAACCGTGGTGGAACGCCTCGGCGATCGGCGGGGAGTACCTCTCGGCCGCGAGCTTCCTGGGTGTTGCCGGGCTCATCCTGCTGTCCGGCACCGACGCCCTGTGGTATCCGGTGGGCTACACGGCCGGATACCTGATGCTTCTCTTATTCGTCGCCGCTCCCCTGCGACGCTCGGGCGCCTACACGATCCCGGACTTCACCGAGGCGCGCCTGGATTCGCATGCCGTCCGCCGCGTCACAAGCCTGGTGGTGGTCCTGGTCGGCTGGCTCTACATCGTCCCGCAGCTCCACGGCGCGGCCCTGGCCCTGCGGATCACCACCGGGCTGCCGGCATGGGTGGGCCCGGTGGCGGTGGTCGCCGTCGTCTGCATCACCGTGGTGGCGGGCGGGATGCGCTCCATCACGTTCGTCCAGGCGTTCCAGTACTGGCTCAAGCTGACCGCGCTGGCGGTGCCCATCGTGTTGATGCTCCTGGTGCTGGGCGGCAGCAACGCCCCCGCCGCGCCTCCTGCGGTAAACCCGACGGCGCTGGCGCCAACGGGTCCCTATCAGATCATTTCGCTGCTCGTGGCCCTGCTCTTCGGGACCCTGGGACTGCCGCACGTGCTGGTCCGTTTCTACACGAATCCGGACGGCCAGTCCGCCCGCCGGACCACCCTGATTGTCCTGGGCCTGCTCTCGGTCTTCTATTTGTTCCCGACCGCGTACGGCATGCTCGGCAGGGTGTTCGCCCCCGATCTCGCCCAGAGCGGCCAGGCCGATGCCCTCGTGCTGCTGCTGCCTGGCCGGGTGGTCGGCGGGGCGGCCGGGGACCTCCTGACCGCGCTCGTGGTGGCCGGGGCCTTCGCGGCGTTCCTGTCGACGACGTCGGGCCTGGTGGTCTCGCTGGCGGGCGTGATCAGCCAGGACGTGTTTGGCGGCAGCGTGCGGGGCTTCCGGCTGGCGGCGCTGATTTCGGCGCTGGTCCCGCTCGGAATCGCGTCCATGACCGAATCCCTGGCCCTGGCCGGCAGCGTGGGACTCGTGTTTGCCTTTACCGCATCCACGATCTGCCCGGTCCTGCTGCTGGGCATCTGGTGGCGGGGGCTGACGGACGCCGGGGCAATCGCCGGCATGGCGACGGGCGGCGTGCTCTGCGGCGGCGCGATGGTGGCCGGCTCGGTGCTGGGTGCGGCACAGACGCCGTCATGGCTGGCGCAGCCCGCCGCGTGGACGGTGCCGGCCGCGTTCGCCGTCACGGTCCTGGTGTCACGGGCCACCCGGGGCCGGGTGCCGCGGACAATGACGCGGCTCATGACCCGGCTGCACACCCCGGAACGGCCGCTCGCGACGGAACGCTGA
- a CDS encoding LytTR family DNA-binding domain-containing protein, translating to MINVLVADDELPAVEELAFLLGRDDRIGAIYRASSGAEALRALEAEDVDAVFLDIHMPALSGLDIARAISRSARPPAVVFVTADEDCALEAFELAAVDYLLKPVRAERLARSIGRISELLKDGARAPEMITVDLGGTTKMIRREDVTYVQAQGDYARLHTADASYLIRVPLADLEQQWADAGFLRIHRSYLVALSHVSRMLLAAARPSVTVAGAELPISRRHLPAVREKLGATRIRPQA from the coding sequence ATGATTAACGTCCTCGTCGCCGACGACGAGCTCCCCGCCGTAGAGGAACTGGCCTTCCTGCTGGGCAGGGATGACCGGATCGGCGCCATCTACCGGGCCTCCTCGGGCGCCGAGGCCCTGCGGGCCCTTGAAGCCGAGGACGTCGACGCCGTCTTCCTCGACATCCACATGCCGGCGCTGTCCGGGCTGGACATCGCCCGGGCCATTTCGCGCAGCGCCCGCCCGCCCGCCGTCGTCTTCGTGACCGCGGACGAGGACTGCGCGCTGGAAGCCTTCGAGCTCGCGGCCGTGGACTACCTGCTTAAACCGGTGCGCGCCGAGCGGCTGGCACGCTCGATCGGCCGCATCAGCGAACTCCTCAAGGACGGGGCCCGGGCCCCCGAAATGATCACCGTGGACCTCGGCGGGACCACCAAGATGATCCGGCGCGAAGACGTCACCTACGTCCAGGCGCAAGGCGACTACGCCCGGCTGCACACTGCCGATGCGAGCTATCTCATCAGGGTACCGCTGGCCGACCTCGAACAGCAGTGGGCCGACGCCGGGTTCCTGCGCATCCACCGTTCCTACTTGGTCGCGCTGAGCCACGTCAGCCGCATGTTGCTCGCCGCAGCGCGGCCCAGCGTCACCGTTGCCGGCGCCGAACTGCCCATCAGCCGCCGCCATCTGCCGGCCGTCCGGGAAAAGCTCGGCGCAACGCGCATCCGGCCACAGGCATGA
- a CDS encoding histidine kinase → MPDSPLFTAAAVAVIAMAIAVVVAVGLKVLRSFRDLGTDAERATYTTLHAASRAGQYLRTGLNPAGAAKASRQLRSILGCDALAITDTTGVLAWDGAGEELKPALMGLASKVLDGGHLAVIPAGELQLLAAGEGGRPLTPEVERAVVIAPIKAGTRVVGVVAAFAPAAGAGLVRATGEVADWVATQVELAELDANRTLLMEAEVRALRAQISPHFIYNSLNAIASFINTDPVRARELVVEFADFTRYSFRRHGDFTTLAEELRCIDRYLLLERARFGDRVQVSLRIAPEVLSTVIPFLSLQPLVENAVRHGLEAKEGPGHISITANDAGAFAEVTIEDDGVGMDPDQLRSVLAGHSDGDHVGLRNVDARLRQVYGDDNGLVIETAPGEGTLITMRVPKSQPRHDA, encoded by the coding sequence ATGCCGGACTCTCCCTTGTTCACCGCCGCGGCCGTCGCGGTGATCGCCATGGCGATCGCGGTGGTCGTCGCCGTCGGACTCAAGGTTCTGCGTTCCTTCCGGGACCTCGGCACCGATGCCGAGCGGGCCACGTACACGACACTCCACGCCGCCTCCCGCGCCGGCCAGTACCTGCGGACGGGCCTGAACCCTGCCGGCGCGGCCAAGGCCAGCCGGCAGCTGCGCAGCATCCTGGGCTGCGATGCCCTCGCCATCACTGACACGACGGGCGTTCTTGCATGGGATGGCGCCGGAGAGGAGCTCAAGCCGGCCCTGATGGGGCTCGCGTCAAAAGTGCTCGACGGCGGCCACCTCGCCGTGATTCCGGCGGGCGAACTCCAGCTGCTGGCCGCCGGCGAAGGCGGCCGGCCGCTGACGCCGGAAGTGGAGCGCGCCGTCGTGATCGCCCCGATCAAAGCCGGCACCCGGGTGGTGGGCGTGGTGGCCGCGTTCGCCCCGGCCGCGGGCGCGGGACTGGTCCGGGCCACCGGGGAGGTGGCGGACTGGGTGGCCACCCAGGTGGAGCTGGCCGAACTCGACGCCAACCGCACGCTCCTGATGGAAGCCGAGGTCCGGGCCCTCCGCGCCCAGATCAGCCCGCACTTCATCTACAACTCGCTCAACGCGATCGCGTCCTTCATCAACACGGATCCGGTGCGGGCGCGGGAGCTCGTGGTGGAGTTCGCCGATTTCACCCGATACTCCTTCCGCCGCCATGGCGACTTCACCACCCTCGCCGAGGAGCTGCGCTGCATCGACCGGTACCTGCTCCTGGAGCGGGCCCGGTTCGGGGACCGCGTGCAGGTGAGCCTGCGGATCGCACCGGAGGTCCTCAGCACCGTGATCCCGTTCCTGAGCCTGCAGCCGCTGGTGGAGAACGCGGTCCGGCACGGCCTGGAGGCCAAGGAGGGCCCGGGCCACATCTCCATCACGGCGAACGACGCCGGCGCATTCGCGGAGGTGACGATCGAGGACGACGGCGTGGGCATGGACCCGGACCAGCTGCGTTCCGTCCTGGCCGGGCACAGCGACGGCGACCACGTGGGGCTGCGCAACGTCGACGCCCGTCTGCGGCAGGTGTACGGGGACGACAACGGCCTCGTGATCGAGACGGCGCCCGGCGAAGGCACCCTGATCACGATGCGCGTCCCCAAGTCCCAGCCGCGGCACGACGCCTGA
- a CDS encoding DUF485 domain-containing protein gives MGHDAQETDAAAAVDFKEVQSTEQFKELRKRHRSFVFPLSIAFLLWYFAYVLLADYAVGFMSTKVWGNINIGLILGLLQFVSTFAITGWYVSYSNRKLDPIAAEIRQEIEGHEFDKHGNPVGGTAK, from the coding sequence ATGGGTCACGACGCCCAAGAAACGGACGCAGCGGCGGCCGTGGACTTCAAGGAAGTCCAGTCGACGGAGCAGTTCAAGGAACTGCGCAAACGTCACCGCAGCTTTGTCTTCCCGCTGTCCATTGCCTTCCTGCTCTGGTACTTCGCCTACGTCCTGCTGGCCGATTACGCGGTGGGATTCATGTCGACCAAGGTCTGGGGCAACATCAATATCGGCCTGATCCTGGGCCTGCTGCAGTTCGTCTCCACGTTCGCGATCACGGGCTGGTACGTCAGCTACTCGAACCGCAAGCTGGACCCCATTGCCGCCGAAATCCGTCAGGAAATCGAAGGCCACGAATTCGACAAGCACGGCAACCCGGTAGGGGGGACAGCAAAATGA
- a CDS encoding cation acetate symporter — translation MTVMVPAVNVPAVNVAALKDTTLLNMGIFALFVAITMVIVIRASRNNKTAADYYAAGRSFTGPQNGTAIAGDYLSAASFLGITGAIAINGYDGFMYSIGFLVAWLVALLLVAELLRNTGKFTMADVLSFRLKQRPVRIAAAISTLAVCFFYLLAQMAGAGSLISLLLGISDWGGQALVIIVVGALMIMYVLIGGMKGTTWVQIIKAMLLIAGAAVMTFWVLAIYGFNLSDLLGGAVETSKNPNLLNPGLQYGKTETSKLDFLSLGLALVLGTAALPHVLMRFYTVPTAKEARKSVVWSIWLIGIFYLFTLVLGYGAAALVGADTIKAAPGGVNSAAPLLAFHLGGPLLLGFISAVAFATILAVVAGLTITAAASFAHDIYASVIAKGKADAATEVKVARRTVVVIGLLAIAGGIFANGQNVAFLVALAFAVAASANLPTILYSLFWRRFTTRGALWSMYGGLSAAIILIALSPVVSGAKTSMIPGANFAIFPLSNPGIVSIPLAFFLGWLGTVLDKRKEDVTKQAEMEVRSLTGVGAEKATNH, via the coding sequence ATGACAGTCATGGTCCCCGCGGTCAATGTTCCCGCGGTCAATGTCGCCGCGCTCAAAGACACCACCCTGCTGAACATGGGCATCTTCGCCCTCTTCGTCGCGATCACCATGGTCATCGTGATCCGGGCCAGCCGCAACAACAAGACGGCGGCCGATTACTACGCGGCCGGGCGTTCCTTCACGGGGCCGCAGAACGGCACGGCGATCGCGGGCGACTACCTCTCCGCTGCGTCCTTCCTGGGCATCACCGGCGCCATCGCCATCAACGGCTACGACGGCTTCATGTACTCGATCGGCTTCCTCGTCGCCTGGCTCGTCGCCCTGCTGCTGGTCGCCGAACTGCTCCGCAACACCGGCAAGTTCACCATGGCCGACGTCCTCTCCTTCCGGCTCAAGCAGCGCCCCGTGCGCATCGCGGCGGCCATCTCGACGCTGGCCGTGTGCTTCTTCTACCTGCTGGCACAGATGGCCGGTGCCGGCAGCCTCATCTCGCTGCTCCTGGGCATCAGTGACTGGGGCGGACAAGCCCTGGTGATCATCGTCGTCGGCGCCCTCATGATCATGTACGTCCTGATCGGCGGGATGAAGGGCACTACCTGGGTGCAGATCATCAAAGCGATGCTCCTGATCGCCGGAGCCGCCGTCATGACCTTCTGGGTCCTCGCGATCTACGGCTTCAACCTCTCCGACCTGCTCGGCGGTGCGGTGGAAACCTCGAAGAACCCGAACCTGCTCAACCCAGGACTGCAGTACGGCAAGACCGAGACCTCCAAGCTGGACTTCCTGTCCCTCGGCCTGGCCCTCGTGCTCGGCACCGCAGCCCTGCCGCATGTGCTGATGCGCTTCTACACGGTTCCGACCGCAAAGGAAGCCCGCAAGTCCGTGGTCTGGTCCATCTGGCTCATCGGAATCTTCTACCTGTTCACCCTGGTCCTGGGCTACGGCGCCGCTGCACTGGTGGGTGCCGACACCATCAAGGCAGCCCCGGGAGGCGTCAACTCGGCCGCACCGTTGCTCGCCTTCCACCTCGGCGGACCGTTGCTCCTGGGCTTCATCTCGGCGGTGGCCTTCGCGACCATCCTGGCCGTCGTCGCCGGGCTCACCATTACCGCGGCGGCATCCTTCGCCCATGACATCTACGCCAGCGTCATCGCCAAGGGGAAGGCCGACGCCGCTACCGAGGTCAAGGTTGCGCGCCGCACCGTGGTGGTGATCGGCCTGCTGGCCATCGCCGGCGGCATCTTCGCCAACGGACAGAATGTCGCGTTCCTTGTGGCGCTCGCCTTCGCCGTGGCGGCCTCCGCCAATCTTCCGACCATTCTCTACTCGCTGTTCTGGCGCCGGTTCACCACCCGGGGAGCCTTGTGGAGCATGTACGGCGGGTTGTCCGCAGCCATCATCCTGATTGCGCTCTCCCCGGTGGTATCGGGAGCCAAGACGTCGATGATCCCCGGCGCCAACTTCGCGATCTTCCCGCTGAGCAACCCGGGCATCGTCTCCATTCCGCTCGCGTTCTTCCTCGGCTGGCTCGGGACCGTGCTGGACAAGCGGAAGGAAGATGTCACGAAGCAGGCCGAAATGGAGGTCCGTTCCCTGACCGGTGTGGGTGCCGAGAAGGCCACCAACCACTAA
- a CDS encoding Lrp/AsnC family transcriptional regulator: MQPLDGTDTRLLSAMARDPRRTVVALAQKLGLSRNTVQARMAQLEKKHVFLSFERRINPASLGYPLMAFISVHVQQQKLGSLAVELAGIPEILEGYGLTGSADLLLRVVALDAEDLFRINGKILACDGVDRTDTALAMGELIPFRIQPLLERGSADS, from the coding sequence ATGCAACCTCTGGATGGCACCGACACCCGCCTGCTTTCGGCCATGGCCCGGGACCCCCGGCGGACGGTGGTTGCCCTCGCCCAGAAGCTTGGGCTGTCGCGCAATACGGTGCAGGCCAGGATGGCCCAACTGGAGAAGAAGCACGTGTTCCTGTCCTTCGAGCGACGCATCAATCCCGCGTCCCTGGGGTATCCGCTGATGGCTTTCATCTCCGTCCATGTCCAGCAGCAGAAGCTCGGCAGCCTCGCCGTGGAGCTCGCCGGCATTCCGGAAATCCTGGAGGGATACGGTCTGACGGGATCGGCCGATCTGCTCCTGCGGGTGGTGGCGCTCGACGCCGAGGACCTGTTCCGGATCAACGGCAAGATTCTGGCCTGCGACGGCGTCGACCGGACCGATACTGCCCTGGCGATGGGTGAGCTGATCCCGTTCCGGATCCAGCCGCTGCTGGAACGCGGATCCGCCGACAGCTGA
- the pdhA gene encoding pyruvate dehydrogenase (acetyl-transferring) E1 component subunit alpha, which produces MFTDDAGKGGISAGGPGSSENSTRRTGGDLVQLITPAGERISHPEFDSWLQDVSDEQLGSLYEDMVVIRRIDAEATALQRQGELALWPPLLGQEASQIGSARALREDDFVFPSYRDNGVAYCRGVKPEDLVRAWRGNASAGWDPFTVNVATQQIIIGSQSLHATGYAMGIQNDGADCVAVAYFGDGATSEGDVNEAMVFAASFQAPVVFFCQNNHWAISEPVRLQSHIQLADRASGFGIPSMRVDGNDVLAVMAATRIALDRARHGGGPTFIEAVTYRMGPHTTADDPTRYRDANELEDWKAKDPISRLKSLLDRKGLLTADLEAAVAAKADAVAAELRAGTINMPEPAPLDIFKHVYSTPNSWLDRQQEQYSRYLASFGDPAEAASEEGAR; this is translated from the coding sequence GTGTTTACCGACGACGCGGGCAAGGGCGGTATCTCCGCCGGGGGCCCCGGAAGCAGTGAAAATTCAACGAGGCGGACGGGCGGCGATCTCGTCCAGCTCATCACTCCGGCGGGTGAGCGCATCAGCCATCCGGAGTTTGATTCCTGGCTCCAGGACGTTAGCGACGAGCAGCTTGGCTCCCTCTATGAGGACATGGTGGTCATCCGCCGGATCGATGCAGAGGCCACTGCCCTCCAGCGGCAGGGCGAACTCGCCCTCTGGCCGCCGCTCCTGGGCCAGGAGGCATCCCAGATCGGCTCGGCCCGCGCTCTGCGCGAGGACGACTTTGTCTTCCCCAGCTACCGCGACAATGGCGTGGCCTACTGCCGTGGAGTGAAACCGGAGGACCTCGTCCGCGCGTGGCGCGGCAATGCGTCCGCCGGCTGGGACCCGTTCACGGTCAACGTTGCCACGCAGCAGATCATCATCGGTTCGCAGAGCCTGCACGCCACCGGCTATGCCATGGGCATCCAGAACGACGGCGCCGACTGTGTCGCGGTCGCGTATTTCGGTGACGGCGCCACGAGCGAAGGCGACGTGAACGAGGCGATGGTGTTCGCCGCGAGCTTCCAGGCGCCGGTGGTGTTCTTCTGCCAGAACAACCACTGGGCCATCTCGGAGCCCGTCCGGCTGCAGTCCCACATCCAGCTCGCCGACCGCGCTTCCGGCTTCGGCATCCCCAGCATGAGGGTGGACGGCAACGATGTCCTCGCCGTGATGGCCGCCACCCGCATCGCCCTGGACCGTGCGCGGCACGGCGGCGGACCGACCTTCATCGAGGCCGTGACCTACCGGATGGGCCCGCACACGACGGCGGATGATCCCACCCGCTACCGGGATGCCAACGAGCTCGAGGACTGGAAGGCCAAGGATCCGATCAGCCGGCTGAAGTCGCTGCTGGACCGCAAGGGCCTGCTGACCGCGGACCTTGAGGCCGCCGTCGCCGCGAAGGCCGACGCCGTGGCCGCGGAACTGCGCGCCGGGACCATCAACATGCCCGAACCGGCACCGCTGGATATCTTCAAGCACGTCTACAGCACGCCCAACTCCTGGCTGGACCGCCAGCAGGAGCAGTATTCCCGTTACCTGGCTTCCTTCGGCGATCCCGCGGAAGCCGCTTCTGAAGAAGGTGCTCGCTGA
- a CDS encoding alpha-ketoacid dehydrogenase subunit beta — protein MTQMTFARAINSGLRKSLENDPKVILMGEDIGALGGVFRVTDGLQKDFGKHRVVDTPLAESGIIGTAVGLAYRGYRPVVEIQFDGFIYPAFDQIVSQVAKMHYRTQGAVKMPITIRVPFGGGIGSPEHHSESPEAYFTHTSGLRVISVSNPQDAYTMIQQAIASDDPVLYFEPKRRYHDKGEVDESVDLGTALSMEKARVVTEGKDVTLVAYGPLVKTARDAALAAADEGVSVEVIDLRSLAPLDFATLEASVRKTGRLVITHEAAQSGGLGAEVAASITERCFYHLEAAPVRVTGFDVPYPYSKLEMHHLPGLDRILDGVDRALGRPNSLSGLEG, from the coding sequence ATGACGCAGATGACCTTTGCCCGGGCCATTAATTCCGGCCTGCGCAAGTCCCTGGAAAACGATCCCAAAGTCATCCTGATGGGGGAGGACATCGGGGCGCTCGGCGGCGTCTTCCGCGTCACCGACGGGCTGCAGAAGGACTTCGGAAAGCACCGCGTGGTGGACACGCCGCTGGCCGAGTCGGGCATCATCGGCACCGCCGTGGGCCTGGCTTACCGCGGTTACCGGCCGGTGGTGGAGATCCAGTTCGACGGGTTCATCTACCCGGCGTTCGACCAGATCGTCAGCCAGGTCGCCAAGATGCACTACCGCACCCAGGGCGCGGTCAAGATGCCCATCACCATCCGCGTCCCGTTCGGCGGCGGCATCGGCTCCCCGGAGCACCACTCCGAATCGCCCGAGGCCTACTTCACCCACACCTCAGGCCTGCGCGTCATCAGCGTCTCCAACCCGCAGGACGCTTACACCATGATCCAGCAGGCCATCGCCTCCGACGATCCTGTGCTGTATTTCGAACCCAAGCGCCGGTACCACGACAAGGGCGAGGTGGACGAGTCCGTCGACCTGGGCACTGCGCTGTCGATGGAGAAGGCCCGCGTGGTCACCGAGGGCAAGGACGTGACCCTCGTGGCGTACGGCCCGCTGGTCAAAACCGCCCGCGACGCCGCCCTGGCCGCGGCGGATGAAGGCGTCTCGGTCGAGGTCATCGACCTCCGCTCGCTGGCGCCGCTGGACTTCGCCACCTTGGAGGCCTCGGTCCGCAAGACCGGCCGGCTGGTCATCACCCACGAGGCCGCCCAGTCCGGCGGGCTCGGCGCCGAAGTCGCCGCGAGCATCACCGAACGCTGCTTCTACCACCTCGAGGCCGCCCCGGTCCGGGTGACCGGCTTCGACGTCCCGTACCCGTATTCGAAGCTGGAAATGCACCACCTGCCGGGCCTGGACCGGATCCTGGACGGCGTCGACCGTGCCCTGGGCCGCCCCAACTCCCTCAGCGGGCTGGAAGGATGA
- a CDS encoding dihydrolipoamide acetyltransferase family protein, translating into MSATMIKEFRLPDLGEGLTESEIVAWKVAVGDTVTLNQIIAEVETAKAVVELPSPFAGVVAALHEQPGTVVEVGKPIVSFEIQDDGGAPGTAAGGGADTPAKREPNLVGYGAVLEGSGRPARRARTFAAPTAAPAAAPMVAAAPVVAPVQTQVPGPVETRPAATAAAGAPAAERPRSTPPVRKLAKDLGVDLEAVTGTGEHGLITRDDVRNFVGGGDLPAAAQELAGTQDQPVGAPAVGAQPAGAPSGERETRTPIRGVRKFTAAAMVASAFTAPHVTEFLTVDVTPTMELLARLKASRAFAGYKLTPLTLVSKAVLIALRNHPTLNARWDEANQEIIQFNYVNLGIAAATPRGLTVPNIKDADRMSLLDLSTALTDLTDTARAGKTSPEALSGGTISITNIGVFGIDAGTPILNPGEAAILALGAVRKMPWEYQDEVALRQVMTLSLSFDHRLVDGEQGSRFLQDLGTMLADPGMVLAMV; encoded by the coding sequence ATGAGCGCCACCATGATCAAGGAATTCAGGCTCCCGGACCTCGGTGAAGGACTCACCGAATCGGAAATCGTGGCCTGGAAGGTCGCGGTGGGGGACACCGTCACGCTCAACCAGATCATCGCCGAGGTCGAGACGGCCAAGGCCGTCGTCGAGCTGCCCTCGCCGTTCGCCGGCGTGGTCGCGGCCCTGCACGAACAGCCCGGCACCGTGGTCGAGGTTGGCAAACCGATCGTCTCCTTCGAGATTCAGGACGACGGCGGCGCCCCCGGCACCGCCGCAGGCGGCGGCGCGGATACGCCCGCCAAGCGCGAGCCGAACCTGGTCGGCTACGGCGCCGTCCTGGAAGGCTCCGGCCGGCCCGCCCGCCGCGCCCGCACCTTCGCCGCCCCGACGGCGGCCCCGGCAGCAGCACCGATGGTTGCGGCTGCGCCGGTGGTTGCACCGGTCCAGACGCAGGTGCCCGGCCCCGTTGAAACCAGGCCGGCCGCAACAGCGGCGGCCGGGGCTCCGGCGGCCGAGCGTCCGCGGTCCACGCCGCCGGTGCGCAAGCTGGCCAAGGATCTCGGCGTCGACCTCGAGGCCGTCACCGGCACGGGGGAGCACGGCCTCATCACCCGTGACGATGTCCGGAACTTCGTCGGCGGCGGGGACCTGCCCGCTGCCGCCCAGGAACTGGCCGGCACCCAGGATCAGCCAGTTGGGGCGCCGGCAGTTGGGGCGCAGCCCGCCGGGGCACCCAGCGGCGAGCGGGAGACCCGCACCCCGATCAGGGGCGTGCGCAAGTTCACGGCCGCCGCCATGGTGGCCAGCGCCTTCACCGCGCCGCACGTCACGGAGTTCCTCACCGTCGACGTCACCCCCACCATGGAGCTGCTGGCGCGCCTGAAGGCGAGCCGCGCGTTCGCCGGGTACAAGCTCACGCCGCTGACCCTGGTGTCCAAGGCCGTGCTGATCGCGCTGCGCAACCACCCGACGCTCAACGCCCGGTGGGACGAGGCCAACCAGGAGATCATCCAGTTCAACTACGTGAACCTGGGCATCGCGGCCGCGACCCCGCGGGGCCTGACGGTCCCGAACATCAAAGACGCGGACCGGATGTCCCTCCTGGACCTCTCCACCGCGCTGACCGACCTGACCGACACGGCCCGGGCCGGGAAGACCAGCCCCGAGGCCCTCTCCGGCGGCACGATCTCCATCACGAACATCGGCGTGTTCGGCATCGACGCCGGCACGCCCATCCTGAACCCGGGCGAGGCGGCCATCCTGGCCCTGGGCGCGGTCCGGAAGATGCCCTGGGAATACCAGGACGAGGTCGCGCTGCGCCAGGTCATGACGCTCAGCCTCTCCTTCGACCACCGCCTGGTCGACGGCGAACAGGGCTCACGGTTCCTCCAGGACCTCGGCACCATGCTCGCCGACCCGGGCATGGTCCTCGCCATGGTCTAA
- a CDS encoding TetR/AcrR family transcriptional regulator — translation MTEPSQTTQTPPPPAPSTQRSQAKANRRQALLSAAATLFALEGFNRVSLEDLGAAAGVSGPAVYRHFAGKQAVLGALLLSVSKNLLDGGRRVVADSDGALAALGGLVAFHVDFALSNPDVIRVQDQDFSNLAGEDQAEVRTLQRNYVELWVDVLAGLHEGTEASELRMRAHATFGLINSTPHSVRSPGRLMGVRRARPLLQSMALAALLAPAVPPEY, via the coding sequence GTGACCGAGCCCAGCCAGACCACCCAGACACCGCCACCCCCCGCCCCTTCCACGCAGCGGAGCCAAGCCAAGGCAAACCGGCGGCAGGCCCTCTTGTCCGCCGCCGCGACGCTCTTCGCCCTGGAGGGATTCAACCGCGTCTCGCTGGAGGATCTGGGGGCGGCGGCCGGGGTCAGCGGACCCGCGGTCTACCGCCACTTCGCCGGCAAGCAGGCGGTCCTGGGCGCGCTCCTGCTCAGCGTCAGTAAGAACCTGCTCGACGGCGGCCGCCGGGTGGTTGCCGATTCCGACGGGGCCCTGGCGGCGCTGGGCGGCCTCGTGGCATTCCATGTGGACTTTGCCCTGAGCAATCCCGATGTCATCCGGGTCCAGGACCAGGACTTCAGCAACCTCGCCGGCGAGGACCAGGCCGAGGTCCGCACGCTGCAGCGCAATTACGTTGAACTCTGGGTGGACGTGCTGGCCGGGCTGCACGAGGGCACGGAGGCTTCCGAGCTGCGGATGCGTGCGCATGCCACCTTCGGGCTGATCAATTCCACCCCGCACTCGGTGCGCAGCCCGGGTCGACTTATGGGGGTCAGGCGGGCCAGGCCGCTGCTGCAAAGCATGGCACTCGCGGCGCTCCTGGCCCCGGCCGTTCCGCCGGAGTACTGA